The genomic region TGTTTTTACTGTTGTGGACATTCTTCAGACAGGTTCAAGCGAGGGAGTTTTCTTGAAAAGTCTATTTCCCAAGGGAAATTTCGGACAGGGTTTCCCGGATCGCCGAAAAGATTTTTTCCAGGGAGGAATCTCGGATGATATACGGAGGGGTCAGATAAATCACATTCCCTAAGGGCCGAAGCACCACGCCCTTTTCCAAAAACTTTTTCTTAAGAATTTTATTTCCCGGATAACTATAACCGCTTTGGTTTCCGACCTCCAACTCGAGAACGCCGACCGCTCCCAAAACCCTACAATCACGAACCGCATTCGGAAATTCTTCCGCGATCTTTTTTAAACCGACTTTGAGTTTTGTTTCGAGTTTTGCGATTTGTTCGAGCCGATTCTCCCTAAAGAAAAGATCAATGGACGCAAGCGCCGCGGAACACGCGATCGGATTTCCGGTCATCGTATGTCCGTGATAAAAACCTTTTTCCGGGTCAGGCGTTACGAACGCGGAATGAATTTTTTCGGTCGTTAAGGTCACCGCGACGGTCGCCGCGCCCGCGCTCAAACCCTTTGCCATCGCCACAAAGTCCGGTTGGATCTTCGCCTTTTGATACGCAAAGAGAGAACCCGTTCTTCCGAAGCCTGTAAAAACCTCGTCCACCAAAAGTAAGGCTCCGTATTTTTTGGCGATCGCTTCCAATCTTTGGAGAACTTCCTCTTTGTAAAAGATCATTCCTCCCGAACCCAAGATCAACGGTTCGAGTACGATTCCGGCGACCGATTTCGGATTTTTTGCAAAGAAGGTTTCGATCTCTTCCACACATTCCACTTTGCAGGTCGACGGCTTTTTTCCAACCGGACAAAAACTGCAGTTCGGTGTTTGAAATTCTTCGGTGGGAAACATCAATCCTTCAAAGACTCGGTTGAACACGGAATTTCCGCCCACGCTCATGGTTCCGATCGTATCGCCGTGATAAGACGTATTAAACTTTATGAATATTTTGCGTTCGGTTTCTCCGATATTTTGAAAATACTGATACGCGAGTTTGATCATGATTTCGACTGCGGTCGAACCGTTGTCCGAATAAAGAACGTGAGAATACTTTCCTTCCGTGAGTTTTAAAAGTTCCGCCGCGAGATTTTCGGCCGGATCGTGCGTAAAACCCGCAAGAAGGACGTGGTCGAGTTTGTCCAATTGGTCTTTTACGGCCCCGATAATTTGCGGGTGATTGTGTCCGTGAATGCTGACCCACCAGGAAGAAATCGCGTCTATATAAGAATTTCCGAATGTGTCATACAAAAATTCTTCCTTGGCTCTTTCGATTCTTAAGGGAGAATCGGGTTCGTGTTGAAGCGTAAACGGATACCAGATCATACGAGTATTTTTTTGATCGTTTCCTCGGGATCAAACCGGAAAAGACATTCGTTTTGAAAACGTTCTCGGCCCATTCTTTCCCGAGAATTCAGAGTAAACATTCCCAAAGAATTGACCCCGCTCCATTCGGTGATGGTTCGAATATTGTCTTCCGTGGTTTTATCGGGAACGCCGATAAAGAATATTCCTTTCAAATCGATCTTTCTGCTTTGAATCGCTTCGATGGAAAGAAGGGTGTGATTGATGGCGCCCAAGGAAACGGGAGCAACTAAGATCATCGGGATTTCGGATTGTCGAATCAGTTCCGCAGTAAGAAAGTTTCGAGTCAGAGGAACGAGCAAACCGCCCGCCGCTTCGACGACGATCTTTTGATCCCGAATGCTGTAGAGATGTCTCGAAAGTTCGTCCGTATCGATCCTTGCTCCTTCGAGTTCGGCGGAATAATGAGGAGAACCCGCAAACGCGAAAGAATAATAATTCTTAAGAAAAAAAGTTTCGTGAAGTCCGCTCAGATTCATCACGGTTACACGGTCGCTGTCGTCTCCGGTTTGGATTGGTTTGAAATACTTCAGCCCCAAAGACTTTCCGTATTTGCAAAGAATCAAAGAACTCAAAATGGTTTTTCCGACGTCGGTTCCCGTTGCGCCAATAAAGATCGCCATTAATACACCGGCAAAAGAGAAATCAATTTTTCTAATATACTTTCGGACGTGTCCGAATGAATGCTGATCCGAAGTCTCGGAACGTTCACCGTCGGCGGGCGAATCGCTTTTACGTAAAGCCCGTTTTTACGACAAAGTTCGGCGGCGTTTAGAACGCTTTCTTCGGACGAAAAAAGAACGGGAACGATTTGAGACGCGGAAGTTGTCTTCGGATAATTTTTGGTTTCGAGCAAACTGCGAAAACGATCGGCCTTTTTAAGGAGATTCTCCCTTTGAGTTTGCATCGACTTTATGATCTCGACGGAAGTGGGAACCGCGTGAGCGATCGCGGGCATGGGAGCCGTGGAATAGATAAAGGTGCGCATCTTATTGATGAGAAAATCTTTTCCGGTCCCCGAGGTTCCGATCCAAGCGCCTTCGAGTCCCAAAGACTTTCCTGCGGTATATGTGATAAAATCGACTTCTTTGATTTTATCGGGACCGAGTAATTGTGAAACTCTTCCTTCTCCCTTTTGTCCGAAAACTCCGATTCCGTGCGCGTCGTCGAGTAGCAACGTAGCGTCGTATTTTTTCTTGAGATACAAAAGATCCTCGATCGGCGCGAGATCACCGTCCATGCTGAAGACCGTTTCGGATACGATGAGCTTTTCCTTTCGTTTCGATTTTTGAAGAAGCTCCTCGAGATGATTTAAGTTTAGATGTTTATAATACGTTTTTTCAGCGCCGGAAAGTCGAACTCCGTCGAGAATCGAAGCGTGATTGAGTCGGTCCGTGAAGATTTCCGTCTTCGCGTTCGCAATGCAGGAGACAAGTCCGAGGTTGGCCGCATAACCGTTCGCGACCCAAAGTGCTGTTTCCGTTCCGGTCCATTCCGCACAAGTGCGTTCCGCAATTTCAAAAGAATCCCTATGACCGCTCACCAAACGGGAAGCGCCGGAACCGGAACCGTATAGATCCAGACCTTCTTTTAAACTTTCTATTATCTTGGGATGTTTTGTAAGAGCGAGGTAATCGTTGGAAGAGAGATCGACCCCCGAAGGAATTTCCAGGGATCGAAATAAGAAATCCTTTTGCAGGGATTTCAAAACGAACGAGGCTTTCTGAAGAAACGTTGAAGGATTCAGATTCAAAAAACCTCGATCCGGTTTTAGAGCATTTCCTTCACTTCGTTTCTTTCGGAAACGAGTTCGTCGTGAGTGATTTTGAACTTCTCTTTTGCGAAGTCGTTCAAAGGAAGACCTTGGATGATCTCCACTTTCTTTCCGTCGGATTTCAATGGGAATCCGAAGATCAGACCCTTCTCGGCTCCATAAGAACCGTCGGAAACGATCGCAGCGGAGAAAGCATCACCGGGTGCGGTAGGAGTGATGATTCCACGAACGGTGTCCACAACTCCGTTTGCCGCACTCGCCGCAGAAGAAGCTCCTCTTGCTTTGATGATTTCGGCTCCTCTTTGTTGAACGTTCTTAATGAAATCTCCCTTTAACCATTCTTGGTCGGAGATCACATCGGTTACCGGTTTTCCGGAAATCTTCGCGTTGTAAAAATCCGGATATTGTGTGGAAGAGTGATTTCCCCAGATTCCCAAGTGAGTCACTTCTTTAACCGGAACTCCGGCCTTGCCAGCGAGTTGAGACTTCGCTCTGTTTTCGTCGAGTTTTGTCATCGCGAACCAACGATCCTGAGGAACGCCTTTCGCGTTGTTCATCGCGATCAAGCAGTTCGTGTTACAAGGATTTCCTACGACGAGAACTCTTACGTCGGAAGCCGCGTTCTTTTCGATCGCCTTTCCCTGATTTACGAAGATTCCGCCATTAATTTTAAGAAGATCCCCTCTTTCCATTCCCGCTTTTCTAGGAACGGAACCGACTAACAACGCCCAGTTGATGTCCTTAAAAGCCGTGTCCAAATCGGAAGAGACTGTCACTTTCTGAAGAAGAGGAAACGCACAATCCTCTAATTCCATAATTACGCCTTTTGCCGCTGGAAGCGCCGCTTCCAATTCAAGCATCTGGATTTCCACCGCAGTGTCCGCGCCGAACATTTGTCCGGAAGCGATTCTAAAAAGTAGAGAATACCCAATTTGTCCTGCAGCGCCTGTAACAGCGACCTTCACTGTCTTACTCATATTTGGCCGACTCCTAATTTCTAATTTTAATTTTTAAGTTCCTGATCGATCACTTTGGTAAACGCTTCTATGGGTTGAGCGCCTTCCACCATAATACCGTTGATGAAGAAAGCCGGGGTACCGCTGACTCCATATTTCTCGCCTTCCGCCATATCCGCTTCCACTTCTTTACGAACCTCGGAATCGTTCACACACTGACTGAAAGTTTTCATATCCAGACCGGCGCCTCTTGCGAGATCCAAAACTCTTTCTTTCGGAAGATTTCCGGAGTTGTCAAAAAGGACTTTGAAAAAATCCCAATACTTACCTTGAGGAGCCGCGCAGTTTGCGGCGATATGAGCGAACATCGCGTTCGGATGAAAAGAAAGCGGATAATCCCGGAACACCCAACGAATCTGATCCTTATACTTGGCTCTCAGTTGAACGTTTACGTCCTGACTTCTTTTGCAAAAAGGACATTCGAAATCGGAGAATTCCACGATCGTAACCTTTGCTTTTTCCGGACCGATGGAAGGATTGTTCCCTGTGAGAATCGTATCGTCGCGAAGCGGAGGAAGTTCCTTCACCTTTACAGAAATGTTATATTCACTACGAAGTTGTCCGAAGAGAGAATTTCTAAGTTCCTCTTTCTTTTGGGAAGTAAGATGGTTTTCAATTTCATTCTTCACCTGATCGAAAGACTTTCCTTTAAGCGCGGGGGAATTCTTATACTGATCGTAGATGGCCCGCATTTCTTCGAGGCTCGGAGCGGGAACGTTCGGTTCCATCAATTCCTTTTCGGAAACGTTACGCTCCTTTGCGGCAAGAGCCAAAACCTTCTTGCTTGCAAACTCGGAAAGAATTCGATACAAACGATCGTTAGTTTCCGCGTAGAATTTGCGCGCGATTCTCGGACTTTCTTTTTCAACGTCCTTGATCGTATAAGTCTTACCTTTGATCTCGGCGACTCCGTCCGGCGTGAAATAGGAAACGAGCGGAAGAATGGTAAATGCGATATAGATGATAAATGCGGCGGAAAGAATGAGCAGAGGTCTGGATTCCTTTGCTTTCAATTTCTCGATTATGTCTTGCATGGAAATATTGCTCCCGATGGCTTGAAAAACGGCGACTGGTTTCCCTTACTTGCCAGCTTAGAAAGGTCGGGTCCTCTGGCAAACGATAAATTCCGACCGTATTCTTGCGTTTGTATGAAATTCAAGATTCTTTACAAACCTGGGAAAATTTCGAAAAACCGGAGGCTCTTTGTAAAAAAATCCGAAAAAAAACTAAAGTGAATCCCCTATTACCGATAGTTTTAATAGAGATACTTTCGGATTGAAATCGAATCCGAAAGCCGATTTTAAAGGAGGTTCGGGTTTATGAATGTTTCCGGATTAACGATCCCATCTTTTTCGTTTTCCTGGCCCCAGACAAAAGAAGCAGAGCCGACTACGATACAAACACAAAACGCCCCCAAAGACGTAAGAATTTCGGATTCGATTCCGCAGACAAAAACAAAGCCGGAAAAGAACGAAATCAAACCGGAAGAGCTTGTCATGAAACCTTCTCCGGTATCCTTTGAAGAAAGAATGAATCAGGTCATCAGTCCAGAACAGATGAAAAATCTTCTTTCCATGATGGTACGTTCCCGTATGAGTGAAAACCCTACCGACCACAAAATCGATGTAAGACGATAGAGAAGAATTTTGTTTTTGATTCTCGCTCTTATCTACACGGTCGGTCTCGACATTCTTTTGATCTTCGCGGGCCTCGGTGCGTTCTCGGGTCTTGCCTTTTTATTTTTCCAGGAAGTCATTTATCCCGCGCTTAAAAAAGGAAGCGCCGGAGCCGGAACCCCTCCCGAAGAAGGAGACCGTTTCGTTCTTGTGGTTTCAGAAAGCCAGAGAAACGTGCGGTTCAGCGTGGGTCAAACCTCGGGCGATATCCGCACCTATTGCAACGCGATTTCGGACAATCATCTCGTATTCAACGTAAAAAAGGCGAAGGACACGGAAGATTACGAAATTCAAATATTACGAAATTCTCCCGTACTTTTCAAACCTCCCGCAATGCCGACCTTCTCCAAAATGGAATCCGCGGAAAAACTGGATAGTTACGAGGTCATCGGTAAAAAGGCCGATTTCCGGATTTCGGATAAGGTGGTTAAGGAAAGGATGACTCAGTATTTCGAGATCAGCCTTTCTTCGGAATTTTTTATCAACAACTTCGGAAAGGAAAGAATGAGGTTTATCTTTACGGTGACAAAAATTCATCCGGGTCTCAACCGAAGAACGCCGATCAAAAAGGGACTCTACGCTTTCGGAAAAGAAGAAAGAAGCGGCGGAGACGAGGAAGAATAAAAATTCTTCCTTTTCGTTAAACGAATCCGCTAACTCGTAGACGATCGAAATCCGTCGCGGATCAGACGTCGCTGTGAAAAATCTAAATCAGCGACACAAACTTTAGGAAATCTTAATATCTTTTACGGATTCGAAAATTCCGTCCTCTTCCACCTTGAGCGAAAGAATCTGACAATTAAAATGAGTTTTCTGGATGAACTCGGCGAGTTTTTCCTTGAGAATCTTTTCCGCACGAACCGCCTTGTTTCGTTCGGAAAATAAAAGAAC from Leptospira kmetyi serovar Malaysia str. Bejo-Iso9 harbors:
- a CDS encoding aminotransferase class I/II-fold pyridoxal phosphate-dependent enzyme, with protein sequence MNLNPSTFLQKASFVLKSLQKDFLFRSLEIPSGVDLSSNDYLALTKHPKIIESLKEGLDLYGSGSGASRLVSGHRDSFEIAERTCAEWTGTETALWVANGYAANLGLVSCIANAKTEIFTDRLNHASILDGVRLSGAEKTYYKHLNLNHLEELLQKSKRKEKLIVSETVFSMDGDLAPIEDLLYLKKKYDATLLLDDAHGIGVFGQKGEGRVSQLLGPDKIKEVDFITYTAGKSLGLEGAWIGTSGTGKDFLINKMRTFIYSTAPMPAIAHAVPTSVEIIKSMQTQRENLLKKADRFRSLLETKNYPKTTSASQIVPVLFSSEESVLNAAELCRKNGLYVKAIRPPTVNVPRLRISIHSDTSESILEKLISLLPVY
- a CDS encoding malate dehydrogenase — its product is MSKTVKVAVTGAAGQIGYSLLFRIASGQMFGADTAVEIQMLELEAALPAAKGVIMELEDCAFPLLQKVTVSSDLDTAFKDINWALLVGSVPRKAGMERGDLLKINGGIFVNQGKAIEKNAASDVRVLVVGNPCNTNCLIAMNNAKGVPQDRWFAMTKLDENRAKSQLAGKAGVPVKEVTHLGIWGNHSSTQYPDFYNAKISGKPVTDVISDQEWLKGDFIKNVQQRGAEIIKARGASSAASAANGVVDTVRGIITPTAPGDAFSAAIVSDGSYGAEKGLIFGFPLKSDGKKVEIIQGLPLNDFAKEKFKITHDELVSERNEVKEML
- the bioA gene encoding adenosylmethionine--8-amino-7-oxononanoate transaminase; this encodes MIWYPFTLQHEPDSPLRIERAKEEFLYDTFGNSYIDAISSWWVSIHGHNHPQIIGAVKDQLDKLDHVLLAGFTHDPAENLAAELLKLTEGKYSHVLYSDNGSTAVEIMIKLAYQYFQNIGETERKIFIKFNTSYHGDTIGTMSVGGNSVFNRVFEGLMFPTEEFQTPNCSFCPVGKKPSTCKVECVEEIETFFAKNPKSVAGIVLEPLILGSGGMIFYKEEVLQRLEAIAKKYGALLLVDEVFTGFGRTGSLFAYQKAKIQPDFVAMAKGLSAGAATVAVTLTTEKIHSAFVTPDPEKGFYHGHTMTGNPIACSAALASIDLFFRENRLEQIAKLETKLKVGLKKIAEEFPNAVRDCRVLGAVGVLELEVGNQSGYSYPGNKILKKKFLEKGVVLRPLGNVIYLTPPYIIRDSSLEKIFSAIRETLSEISLGK
- a CDS encoding DsbA family protein; amino-acid sequence: MQDIIEKLKAKESRPLLILSAAFIIYIAFTILPLVSYFTPDGVAEIKGKTYTIKDVEKESPRIARKFYAETNDRLYRILSEFASKKVLALAAKERNVSEKELMEPNVPAPSLEEMRAIYDQYKNSPALKGKSFDQVKNEIENHLTSQKKEELRNSLFGQLRSEYNISVKVKELPPLRDDTILTGNNPSIGPEKAKVTIVEFSDFECPFCKRSQDVNVQLRAKYKDQIRWVFRDYPLSFHPNAMFAHIAANCAAPQGKYWDFFKVLFDNSGNLPKERVLDLARGAGLDMKTFSQCVNDSEVRKEVEADMAEGEKYGVSGTPAFFINGIMVEGAQPIEAFTKVIDQELKN
- the bioD gene encoding dethiobiotin synthase, whose amino-acid sequence is MAIFIGATGTDVGKTILSSLILCKYGKSLGLKYFKPIQTGDDSDRVTVMNLSGLHETFFLKNYYSFAFAGSPHYSAELEGARIDTDELSRHLYSIRDQKIVVEAAGGLLVPLTRNFLTAELIRQSEIPMILVAPVSLGAINHTLLSIEAIQSRKIDLKGIFFIGVPDKTTEDNIRTITEWSGVNSLGMFTLNSRERMGRERFQNECLFRFDPEETIKKILV